The following proteins come from a genomic window of Synechococcus sp. NB0720_010:
- a CDS encoding DUF1543 domain-containing protein — translation MTPPSPSAPTLFLAVLGGRTASSLIELHDVRFVAGHCIEDTIPELKRQWFGRREGLHLDAYMAVRAIDGWAVSLGREPAAPRPERLWFVNLGAYRPDSLAELHQFGLVVARSSQAAKAAAKRQWLHGALQQHKDDLCAVDDCLALEQLELLGGERWHVQLSPDPEGTSQLQVPDWQGYRPI, via the coding sequence ATGACGCCGCCATCCCCCAGCGCCCCAACCCTATTTCTGGCGGTCCTGGGTGGACGCACCGCCAGCAGCCTGATCGAGTTGCATGACGTCCGCTTTGTCGCGGGCCACTGCATCGAGGACACGATCCCGGAGCTCAAGCGGCAGTGGTTCGGGAGGCGTGAGGGTCTGCACCTGGATGCCTACATGGCGGTGCGGGCGATCGATGGCTGGGCAGTGAGCCTCGGGCGCGAGCCCGCCGCGCCCCGGCCCGAGCGGCTCTGGTTCGTCAACCTGGGCGCCTACCGCCCGGACTCCCTGGCGGAATTGCACCAGTTCGGCCTGGTGGTGGCCCGCAGCTCCCAGGCGGCCAAGGCCGCGGCGAAACGCCAGTGGCTCCACGGCGCGCTGCAGCAGCACAAGGACGACCTCTGCGCTGTGGACGACTGCCTGGCCCTCGAGCAGCTGGAGTTGCTCGGTGGTGAGCGTTGGCATGTCCAGCTCTCCCCCGATCCCGAGGGGACCAGCCAGCTCCAGGTGCCCGATTGGCAGGGCTATCGCCCGATCTGA